The Silene latifolia isolate original U9 population chromosome X, ASM4854445v1, whole genome shotgun sequence genome contains the following window.
GAAATGGTGGCTTTGACTGAGGAGTGCTCCGCCCTTCTTCAGAATAAGACTCCTCCGAAATTggctgacccgggtagtttttctataCCATGTCATATAGGGATCCACCTGATtgacaatgctttatgtgacttaggagatAGTGTTAGTGTCTTACCCTTATCTCTCGCTAAGAGATTAGGTTTGACCAAGTTTCAGTGTACTagcatgacagttcagatggccgaccgttctTTATCACGGCCTTTAGGAGTTTTAGAAgatatacctgttaagatcgggaggttctttattcccgtcgactttgttttcttagacatacccgaggacacccgtacccctattattttagggagacaatttttgcacactgctggtgcaattgtAGATGTCGGGGCTaggacacttacctttcaggtagGAGGGGAGGACTTGGTTTTTGCCCAGTCTAGTTTACGCAATGCACCTATGCAAGTCATGCCCTGTAATGCTATCCCTTCCGTAGAACCCGATAGGGTTCCTTCTAATCCTTCTGTTTCGTCACATATTACTGTTGATTTGACACCTCCGTCCTAGTAtgggagcaagttggaggaatatCTCTCTGTTACTCCTTCTACAGGTCTTGACAGGTTGAAAGACCCAGGAGGCAGGCATGGTACATTCAATTTGGAGACTGGAATGGTAAGAATTGATAACCCGGGTGGAGGTTTGGAAGAGGCTGTGCCACATAAGAAAAAAGCGCGAGAGGAAGCCCAGAGTGGAGGCAATGCCGCGGCAAGAAGTACCTGTTCTTCGGTTGATGCAATGGTGTGAAGGCCTAAAGTCAAGCTCATGGACGCCGAGGGGACTTTATTCAGTCAGAGGCCTTATTGTGAGCAATTTAGCTGCTTTGGAAGATGATGAGGAGAAGGTCGAGCTGgaacctatctgaaactagcgctgaccgcgaggcaacccggagtttaaaacttTTCAGTTGATTTTCGAACAATTCAGTTTTTGTTGCGTGTTCAATAAATTGTTTTCGCGACTATAGACTGCGAAACAATTTAGACTTGGTTTTTGGTAGTATTTGTGGTCGATGTTTGCGTATTTGCAGGTGCCTCGAATGATGCCTATGAGTTCGCGCATTAGGGGgttctcgatcgaccatttccgcGTTcctttgtgctcgatcgagtactttgcttTCTCGATCAAGTTCGCTTGTTTTGATTCGCGTCCAGTGATGTTGTTATTagcgacctcccttgttgctggcttGTTTGGGGAGGTTCCCACTTCGCGTtgtcttgtaagttttccaaAGCTTCACTCttccttttagtttgcatttcctttccttatatctgggtacaatgagggcattatacggtttggtttggggaggataTATGCATTGTTATCTGTgtatgcatattgtttttattgcatttttgttatcacgtttaatttttgtatgcattgttatttatttttataaaaaaatcgaaaattcaaaaaattattagaaaattcgaaaaattcaaaaaatttcacgtttatttttgcatttaggttgagtcggaacggtgtatttcaatgataaaattgcattacatttagtctttttgcttaagccttgaaTAAACTGATAtttttttagcattgtcttattgcataatctgtGAGTTtgtgttaaaatttagctgaacgaatagacttgacctgaaattttggcaacctactcatattttctaagttttagagccttaaaactggtatcattcatgaccagttcatgtaggattgtgagtagtaactttttgcataacatgtatcattaatttgcataagtatgaaattcaattgttattgcctgcatacatttgggttagtggttggtgtcacatgcagggaggtgcttatattCCCTTCTCTTCCATTTTACCCATTAACTcaacattagccaaatttgccttttgtcccttaactacatccaaatttagcctgccttgtcaagctagtttagattgtttttgcggtacATAATTTTTCATGCCAAATTTGGTTTGTATTCAAAGTTAGGATTTGGTATTTTGGAGAAGGTGAATTGaagaaaaaagaagttgaaaaagaaagagaaaaaaaggaaaaaaaaattagaaaaaaaacgagaaaaagaaagaaaagaattgGAAAAAAGAGTTTGATTGTTATCGGTTTTGCTCCTATGTATCATtctatatcttatgaggagttgatttttggttagtgagtttctATGCCAATCAAAGGCATTTGTGCGTATTTTGGAGATGGATTAGAAGCGGATAtgttttatttggttttgtttaggtagctagcttggatattaccctcacattcccaaaatgttttgccccttcttacccattacctcactttcccatacttttgtaagccctcagctgtgacgggaccttgtttggttggaatgtttgtgtacggtagctagaattgtcttttatactatattgcatgcatgtttatgtgggtcgtagttaggtgagcgacttcttattctttctctcttacatatatttgcttaccctttgcttcatgagagaagagtggcccgtaagagtccatttttaaaggtcttgcaaggtcaacggttcagttttttttataaacatcttacaactcgagTTATGACGTTTTCATGGATAACGGGttaaaacaatgtacatggacaactaaatgggattcaaatgcaaaaacaatgcaatttaacatcattgttattaaattcaccaagactcgacctaaaacaaaggaaaaacgtgtttttggattttgaatctttttaatttttatggattttttgatataaatgcacacaacataaataaatcaCACAACTTAATAtaagactcctcccccaaacctaaatgtcacagtgtcctcattgtgacgcctacagcatagcaatcacacaacaAACCACATCAACCTACAGGACacatctaacaaaaggaatggaaaagaactagagataatacaataaaattaGATACAAGGAAAGAGAATACCGAGTATAAGCAAAGaagctcccccaaaccagctgcaaaacaggggaagAATGACCAATTCCGCGCAAATCCACCAACATCGGGGACGCTCCAGATCCTAAAgcaaggacactcgatcgagtacactcctAGCGAGACAATATCCTGCACTTAAAACAAATGCCCATCCAAGGCACAATCAATACAACCTAAAGCACGTAATAATAAATCAAAAAGTaatgcatgtgctacacacaaacataagtagcaccaataaaaagtATAAGCAAATGAAATAAGCAACGAATAAAGTTCCGGCTCATCAAACTCAGAAtctaatataaaatatgagcaagtaTGCTCATCACCCTTCAAGTAATCATCAGAAGGAAGGAGATGGGGTGCTTCATCCGTCATAAGAGCTTCCTCAAAAACTTTGACAAGCTCCTCTCGAAAATCTCGGCCTCTAAGGCATTCAGCTCAGCTTCCAAATTAACATCTTCATCAAAGCTGTAAACCGGCTCAGGATGAggctcatctccataaatcaaccTCTCTATCTCGTCCACCTCCTCGCTCCAGGAATTCCTGGCCAAACAATAGACAAGGCAATCATTAATAGGGGGATCAACAACATTAAGCATATAACATGAAGCTACTGAATGGGAATGCTTTAAAGCGTTATCAAGAACAAATTTAATAGTACCATCCCTAACCCTTAGTGTCAGACTGCCATCCCTAACATATATGAGTGCTCCTGTAGTGTGAAGGAGCGGTCTACCAAGAAGAATAGGTACTTGGGAGTTTTTGGCCATGTCCATTACAATAAAATCAACTGGAATAAAATACTTCCATACTCTAACTGACACATCTTCTAAGACGCCCATAGGGCTCTTtaaagatctatcagccatccGCGGGGTCATATTAGTTACAcggagttgacccatatttaacgtTTTGCATACAGAATTGGCATGACACCTACATTAGCCTCTAAATCGCAGAGGGCTTTATCTATGActatactaccaatatgacaTGGAATAGAAAAACTAATTGAATCATTTAGCTTTGGTGGTAGTTAGCTTGCAATGCGGCTGCGCACTTCTGAGTGAATGCCACCGTctcaacttcatcaaaagaccgcttctttgataaGATCTCCTTCAAAAACTTAGCATACGCCGGCACTTGATTTACCAGTTCAGTAAATGGCACGCTTACTTGaagattcttcactacctccatgaacctcccGAACTGTTGTTCAAGCTTAGATTTTTGTTGTCGTTGTGGAAAAAGTAGTTGAATTTTAATCGGCTCGGCTTCTTTAACTTTTTCTTGGCTTTTCGAAATATTAGTTCCACTCaggggggttactcgatcgagtcttggggtcactcgatcgagtaccctattttTTTCAATGCCGTAGCTGAAACACGAGAATTATTAGCTTTTGgggtggatactcgatcgagtctaggCAGGCTCGATTGAGTACACACGGCTTTCTTcgttttttcgtcttttttcttGCCTCGTGTTTCCTCCTTGCAATTTTCCTTCTCGTCATCACTGAGCTCAAgattacccaatcccttaggatgcatataagGGACCTCCTCTTCATTATGGGGCATCTCCGGACTTTGATAAGTAGTACTGCTCCTCAGTGaaatagcattaacttgttcatgtggttgtttaccttgaggaggaagattgtcaggctgttttgaaggattttgaacCGCCAATTGAGTAACTTGAGTGTCAAACATCTTGTTATGAGCTATAAGTTCAGAGATCTcagccgtttgcttttgttgaatTAGCAAATTTTGTTGCAACAAAGCCTTCATCTCCGTCATATCATTACTAGGAGCTTGTTGAGGAGGTTGCATCTactgaaaacctccttgattttgtcgAATAAAATTCCCTTGTGGTTGATGACCACGATTTTGAGGAATGATATATGCATTCTGCTGCGGGGCTTGATTGAATACATTCTGACCTCTTTCAGGGAAGAAGTTGGAAtaaggagtaccttgcttgaatgACTGAAAAGCATGAACCTGTTCAATTGTACTCATACATTTGGCTGCAATGTGGCCATCAatcccacatctttcacaagaCTCCTCCTGTTGAACCATAGCATGAACCACCTGCTTATTACCCAAATATTGGGTAGTCTTTAGTTCGGCTATTTGAGCAGTTAAGGCCTCCAGCTGTTCCACAACGACATTATCTGATCCACCTCCTCTCTTACTACCTCTGGGTTACCATACTCATtagtgtgagtagctatctgatcgATCATCTTCTATATAATATCATCATTGGTATtatcctggaatctcccattgcCTGAAGAATCAAGTAAAGCTCGATGATCATTATACAACtcattgtaaaactggttgcaaaaaACCACTTCTGAAAACCATGATGAGGGACTGAATGAACTAGCCTCTTGAAGCGAACTCAtgcctcattcaaatcttcagtgggACTTTGTTTGAAGCTGGTAATTTGACTTCTCAAGGTGTTGGTTTTCTGGGCCGGAAAGtatctcttgtagaatgcaagagttAAAGTATTCCAATCAGTAACCCTATGATCCTCCATATCTAGGTCACAGAGCCATTCGGCCGCCCCATCTCGtaaggaaaaaggaaagagaaccTGCTTCACCTGATCTTGAGTTACTCCAGCAGTCAATGGAATGGAGCAACAATAATCAGTAAacttctccatatgcttggcaggATCCTCATTAGCTCCTCCCCCAAATAAGTTTCGTTCCACCAAGTTGATGTAAGATGGACGAATCTCAAAAGTGCCTTTATCAGTAGTAGGAAGCTTGAATCCTTTCGGGATAGAAGTCAACGTAGGCTCAGAATTACTAGCAAGAGTAGGCATCTTTGTTGATATAAGAACGAGGACTAGGGTGTTAGAAATAGGCGTGTCCTCTTTGTAGGACGGTTCTTCTGACGCAAATATGGGCTCTGTATCactgtcaagtatactcaagtcttctacttgacctatttctctttgaaattttcgtctgtacCGAAAAGTCCTCGCTGGCTTGGGATCAAAAGGTACAATCTTCGTCCTGTCAGACGTGGGCATAcatgaaaacaacaagaaaaatatcaacttgtctcaaggaactgatgctccctgagacaaaagacaaaaaataaacaaaaacaaacagaaaaattgttgcctccccggcaacggtgccaaaatttatagggctaaagtcgtatcacttatatcaaaataaacctaaattactactaactaatagctggcggtaagaagggtcgaatccacatggAGGCGAGTTAATTGTTCTAGTTTGTTGatatttaagttcgtcttaaagtaaccaTTTTCTTGAACGATTAGATTGGTTTGCTAAAACTAGTTGCgatgtaaataaaagatgaattcaaatatattaaaaaGTCTAGGGATCAAGTTCATTAGGTAGTTATCCGGTTGTGTCTTTTAACTAATTGATAGAGCgatttatgttgtttaaggtcttatgatcggtcgattctaatatgtcctttagatctaacttaacatgtggtcgctatcattaagtcaATTTTATTCAGTTATTGTAGCCTATTGTAGTCTTAACCCGGTTGGTGAAAATCCTTGTTTGCAACACTAATTAATTAATCGTGCAGTAATTAATCAACTAGATTCAAAATAATCAACTGGACAACAACAAAGAAGCAATTTAGCTAACAATTCATTAGTtacccccttctaacaacctagatccccattcaccctagatgaaagaattagctactcatactaataataaaaacaacaataacgatAGAAGAAAGCATAATCAAGAACAtgataagatgaacaataaaaaaacaattgTGATAATAAGAACTTTGAGTTAATCAATAACTAGAGAAAAATTAGTACCGTAATTAGGGAGTATAGATCCAGaagcaatacgtaaataaactgAATCTAAAGTATTCTAGGAGTTTTTAGGGTAAATAATCCGTAAGTTCTAATTATGACgtgaattgggtatttataataaCTGTGCGTCTTACTTCAGACGAACCTTTTTGGTTTGAAATAACAAGACGGGATTTTGTAACCACTATTGAAAAACCAATTACCATAAGCTGTAACACTGCCtataccattgtggttacatttaactataaaatggtcacatatgcccgtctgaaaaataagacgaaaagtgtccgtctgaaacaagaatttgtgttataaTAAAGataaaccgacttaaggaaattgcgcGGAAACTGCCAAATCTtggtatactcgatcgagcctagctcgactcgatcgagtacacacctactcgatcgattttttgcccacttgatcgagtacttctcgtttcagctcctttcttcgtgtagtcttcttcacttctcttcctttattcttttagATTTACGTGCCATACTTCGTGTATTCTTTCATGCCATCTCCACGGTGCTACATTTCATTCTTTTGCTCCACAAAtgtatcattcctgcattaaacaccaaaaagcggaagtaacaacattctaatataaatggcatataaacaatgtaatttagcacgaaaaccgtatcaaaagtaactaaggggaggcatataaatgtatataaatatgCCTCATAAAACTTGTTGATCATATATGATCATTTCATGTCAACCTTTTGATATATTTTAGTAATTCTCTATATACGAAGTCGGCTATGTCTCGATATATGAGCAATTGTGCACTTAAATGCCAAACTTATTGGATGCTAAAATAATGATTAGCTATTTAATACCGTATGTGCTCAAAATATTGATATAGATATATAAGACACCACTAGTGTCTCGGGTAAATTGGAAGGATTAATCATATAGTAATATCTTTTTGAGAAATATGATGAACAAATTAAGACTTAAATAGGATAGTTTTGATTTTTCATTGAGGCAATACAAAAATATGGGTAAAACTACCCCATAAATATATTAGTCTCGCAATAAATTTATTTGAAATCAAAACGAACTTTTAGTGCAGTCCACAGAGCATACGAATCTTTAACCGTTCGATATTGTGCCTTTAACGATTCGTCAAAGTGACGATGGAGAAAAAATAAGGCATTTGAACGATCCTCAAGGGATCCTTTATTGCCATACATAATGGTTTTCTCAAGAGATGCAGCACAAAGGTGCATTTCAGCGTCTGAAATCATGACAAGTAATTCTTTCCTGATATGTCGAGGGTAACAAATTGTAATTTTGAAAGATTCGACATCTGAAACTAATATTAAGAAGACGAAAGAGAAAAGATTCGACATCTGAAACTAATATTAAGAAGACGAAAGAGAAAAATACaacattagaaaaaaaaaattgaaaaaatatcTTCTTAAAGAATACTCGTAATGACAGAAGACCATCTCATATTAAATAGATGAAAGACTGTCTCACATTAAATAGATAGGAGATTGTCTCGTACTAAATTGATATACAATCGTCTCACATTATAAAGATAGAAGATCGTCTTGAATTAAAATGACAATCGTTTCATGTTAAATAGATAGTTGTTCGTCTCACTTAGTTCGTCtcaattaaatagatatgagaccTTCTCACTTAAATAGATATGAGAGCGTCttaattaaatagatatgagatcATACCGAATTAAATAGACGGGAAGATGTCTCACATTAGATAGATAGGAGATCGTCtcaattaaatagatatgagactATCTTGTATAAATAGATGGGAGACATCTCAAATTAGATAGACATGAGACAGTCTcacattaaattaaatatatatgagACTATCTTGTATAAATAGACGGGTACatttcgtcacaagctgaagacggagtaaaatgtgacccatttaaggcgaaaatgtaaccattttacatAAAAAGTTACCAGAACAATTCCCTAAGCTATAATAATGTGtcattaaaatggtcacattttgtcgttaaaatggcgacatttgacccgtcttcaacttgtgacgaaaagtgtccgtcttcaatgagaattggtGTAAAGGTAAACCTATATTGGAAATTTTATTTTGTGTAAATTATGTTTAGCTGTAAATAATGGATGTATAAAGCATGATATTTATGTTATGTTTATCTATGGTGAACCTTGTATCGAACTGCGTTTATCTTAATGGAACACTATTTAATTTCGGATCTGTCTCCTTTTCTAATTCTTGGCGATTTTAATCAGGTTGGAATGCATTCGGATAAATTAGGTGGTTCACATGTCATTCGCGGTCAACAGGATTTCACCAACTGGCGCTTTGATAATTCTTTGCTTGATGTTCCTTTCTTTGGTCCCCTTTATACTTGGTTGAATAATCGCTCTGATGATCAACTAATTATGGAACGCCTTGATCGCGCTTATGCTAACACTGAATGGCTAGACCTGTTCCCTGCGGCATCTCTTATGCATCTTCCAATTCTTGTTTCGGATCACGCTCCAATCATACTCAAGTTTTTCCCTTCTTCAAAGACCAGCAGACGCCCATATCGTCTTGATAACTGGTGTTTCAATTCACCAGAGATTGCCCATATTGTAGATTGTGCGTGGCGGTTACCTGTTACTGGCTCTCCTATGTACATTTTATCTCGCCGCCTTGCTTCAGTTCGCTTTTCTATTATGCAATGGGTGATTCATCATCGCCTGTCCCATGGTATTAACTGGTCTGAGATTCACCATACAACTCACTGCTCTGGTACGGCAATTTTGAATGTTCATTCAGCAACAGCTTTTCAACACGTTCGGTCTGCGCAACTTCACCTTCTGAAAACACAGCATGCTTACTGGTTACAACGGGCTAAGTTGAAAAATGAAGTTCTTGATGGCCTCCCTTCGCGGTTCTTATATTCCCGTGTCAAGCACCGCGCTTCTCACCAACGTATCCTGGCTTTGCTTTCAGGCTCTGGAGAATGGCTTTTTACTCCAGCACAAATTTCATTGGAAGTTAATTCCTTTTTCCAATCTCTTTTGTGTGCTACTCCTTCTCAAGATCTTGGCTCGCCTCGAGGTTTTATTGCCCCTTTGCTTGACTCTCTTGATCTTCCTGTGCTCAGCTCTGAACACTGTTCACTGCTATCTGCTCCTTTCACGGAACTTGATATTACACATGCTCTCAATGGCATGGATGGTTCCAAATCACCTGGACCTGACGACATTACTCCAAAGTTTTTCCAGATGTTTTGGCCCCAGATTGGTCAGTTGGTTACTTTGGCTCTTCTTCGTTTCCTTAACTCCGGTGTTATGTTGAAAGAATGGAACAATACTCATATTATTCTCATCCCTAAAGTTGAGAAACCGGAGCAGATCTCCCAGTACCGTCTTATCAGTCTCTGCAATGTTATTTACCGGCTGGCTTCCAAGTGTTTAGCTAATCGCCTCAAGCTTGTTATTTCATCAATAGTTTCGGAATCTCAACAGGCTTTTGTCCCTTCTCGCCTTATGTCAGACAGCTGTGTTATTACACACGAGATTATGCATTATCTTAATAAAATGAAGAAAGGATAAGTTTCTTATGCTGCTCTGAAGCTTGATATGCATAAAGCTTTCGACCGGGTTTCATGGATTTTCCTTAGTGCGGTTTTGAAGAAATTCGGCTTCCCGGTCTTCTGGCAAAATATTATTTGGGAATGTATTTCGACTGTCACTTATAATATCATTATCAACGGCGAGCCTTCTTCTACCTTTAAACCTTCTTGTGGCCTGCGGCAAAGGGATCCTCTTTCACCTTATTTGTTTATCATGTGTATGGAAATACTATCTTGCCAATTGCGTACGGCGGAGAAGGCCACTGCGTTGAATGTCCTTAAGATTTTTAGGTACGCTCCCCCGATCACACATCTGTTTTATGCTGATGACGCTTTCATTTGTTGTAAGGCAACTCCATCTTCTTTTGAGACTCTAAGGGATTTGCTTCAGTGCTTTGAGTTGGCGTCTGGTCAGATGATAAATTTGGATAAGTCTTTTATTAAATTCAGTCCAAATGCACCGCCCGATTTTAGGTCCCACATGGCATCCATTCTGAAGATGCGTACATCTGATTGTTTTGGGAATTATTTGGGTGTACCTGTCGATATTCCTTCTAAGAAATCACTTGTGTTTCACCCTTTGGTGGATAGGCTTACAAGTCGCATCCTAGCCTGGTCTTCTCTACACCTCAGCCAGCCCTGTAAGCTGCTTATCATCAACACTATTATTTTGGGCTCATTCCGTTTTCTGATGGCTTCTATTCCTTTTCCTATTGGAATATGCAAGAAGATTGACTCTTTGATCGCGTCTTTTTGGTGGCGCAAAGATGTTCGCCACCGCTCTATTCACTGGCTCTCTCGGGATTGTCTGCAGCTTCCTCGTGTAGATGGCGGCCTTGGTTTGAAATCTGTCTCTTTATTAAGTCAGGCAACTCTTATAAAAAACTTCTGGCGCATACATCATCAGCCGTCGGGTTTATTATCAAAGTTTTTGGTTCCCAAGTACAAGAAGGATCTTCCTATTCCTACATCAAGATCAAAGGTCTCTCATCCTTCGTTTTTATGGTCTGGTTTATGTCGTGCAGCTAATGCTTTGTCTCCTGGTTTTTCATCGAAGCTTGGTAATGGTTCCTCTGTTGACCTGTTATCAAGCCCTTGGGTGAATGGATCTACCCTCTCTGTGCGTACTTCTACACCTACTTCCACGCTTGTTCTTTCTCATATGCTCTCTGTCTCTGGTAATTGGGATCCTTTTACAGTTTATCGTTGGTTTCTGCCTCCTTGTGCTAGAGCTATTCTCGCTATGGAACCTCCTTATATGGATATTGATGATTTCATCTACTGGAAGTACACGGAGGATGGAGTCTATACAGTTCGCTCAGGATATGATTTCTTGTTATCCCATATGTCCTTTTCCCGCTCTCCCTCGTTTTACTCTTCCTTTCCTTGGAAAGTTCTTTGGAGTCTTCGTGTTTCTCCTAAGTTCCCTCTTTTGGTTTGGCGTATAGTACATAATATCCTTCCTTCTTTAGAAAATCTATCTGTCAGAGGCATCCAGGTTAGTAACTCCTGTGTGTTTTGTCACTCTTTTTCGGAGTCTTTAGATCATCTTTTTCGCTCTTGTACTGTTTCTAGACATGTTTGGCTCTCTTCGGTTCTTGGCATTAATTTTGTTGCTAACCCTACTGTTTGTCTGCAACGATGGCTTGCAGATTTTATTGGATATTTTCACAGGATTACTACAAATGCTGATCAGTGCCTCCTTCGTTTTCTTTGTATTATAAAGGCTATTTGGATGGTTCGCAATTTGGTAGTCTTTGACAATTGTTGTGTCGATCCAGTTCAGATTTTACACCTGTCCGACTACCTTCTTGCATCTCATTCACAGCTGCCAGTGTTTTGGCCTTCCTTTTGTCGGACTTCTCCCAAGATTTCTATATCAACCTTAAACTTTGCTCCGTCTTTTTCTGCGATTACTTACTTTATTCCTGTTCACAGGTCATCTCTTACGGATTGCTACACCGTCTCTTCTTTGGATACGCTGTCATGCAATCCAGTGGTTCAAAATGTCAGGGCTACCACGGTGTTTGCAGCATCGATGAAAGGCCTGCTTCTCACCATGTATAGAGCTCACTCATCTTCGCAAACTTCCGTCTCTTTCAGAGTTACGTCAAAAAAATTATCTTCAGTTCTGGCCTCCACAAAGCCAGTACCAATCGAATTGCGCCACTCTTTAAGCGCAATTCGTAGTTTCCTTCGTATGTATTCTCACTGGTCAGTTAGTTTGGCCACTGGCTGATATTGTATACGTTGTTTATCTATATATGCAGTTCAttattgccaaaaaaaaaaagaattggaaaGTTGTAAACATAAGCTAGAAGTAATATGCATGACTGCTAGCAAAGGTGTGGCATATACCTATCAGTTCCCACTAGATGTGCTAGAAA
Protein-coding sequences here:
- the LOC141617752 gene encoding uncharacterized protein LOC141617752 translates to MEHYLISDLSPFLILGDFNQVGMHSDKLGGSHVIRGQQDFTNWRFDNSLLDVPFFGPLYTWLNNRSDDQLIMERLDRAYANTEWLDLFPAASLMHLPILVSDHAPIILKFFPSSKTSRRPYRLDNWCFNSPEIAHIVDCAWRLPVTGSPMYILSRRLASVRFSIMQWVIHHRLSHGINWSEIHHTTHCSGTAILNVHSATAFQHVRSAQLHLLKTQHAYWLQRAKLKNEVLDGLPSRFLYSRVKHRASHQRILALLSGSGEWLFTPAQISLEVNSFFQSLLCATPSQDLGSPRGFIAPLLDSLDLPVLSSEHCSLLSAPFTELDITHALNGMDGSKSPGPDDITPKFFQMFWPQIGQLVTLALLRFLNSGVMLKEWNNTHIILIPKVEKPEQISQYRLISLCNVIYRLASKCLANRLKLVISSIVSESQQAFVPSRLMSDSCVITHEIMHYLNKMKKG